A region of Pseudarthrobacter sp. NIBRBAC000502770 DNA encodes the following proteins:
- a CDS encoding YigZ family protein, which translates to MQEQESRATSYTTLAAGRDVRNELQVKRSRFITVLRRAGTEDTARDLVAGLRREFHDARHHCSAFVIGPDRTVQRSSDDGEPAGTAGIPMLEALLKRETATGVADLSDVSAVVVRYFGGVLLGAGGLVRAYSESISTALDVAPLVRRSRRRICSTAVPHAAAGRLENDLRAAGMVMADTSYQDRHAVLRIAVADNAAAIAAAADRLLQLTAGAAELTPDGTEWIDEPLD; encoded by the coding sequence ATGCAGGAGCAAGAGAGCCGGGCCACCTCCTACACCACGCTGGCAGCGGGCCGGGACGTCCGGAATGAACTTCAGGTCAAGCGCTCCAGGTTCATCACGGTCCTCCGGAGGGCGGGCACGGAAGACACAGCCCGTGATCTGGTGGCCGGCCTTCGCCGCGAGTTCCACGATGCCCGCCACCACTGCTCTGCATTCGTCATCGGGCCGGACCGGACCGTCCAGCGTTCGAGCGACGACGGCGAACCCGCCGGGACTGCCGGCATCCCCATGCTCGAGGCCCTGCTGAAAAGGGAAACCGCCACGGGGGTGGCCGACCTCAGCGACGTCAGTGCCGTCGTCGTCCGCTATTTCGGCGGCGTCCTGCTCGGCGCCGGCGGCCTGGTCCGGGCGTATTCGGAATCAATCTCGACAGCCTTGGACGTGGCGCCCCTTGTGCGGCGCAGCAGGCGCCGGATCTGTTCCACCGCCGTTCCGCACGCGGCAGCGGGGCGGCTGGAGAACGATCTGCGCGCCGCGGGTATGGTCATGGCTGACACCAGCTACCAGGACCGGCACGCGGTGCTGCGGATTGCGGTGGCTGACAACGCTGCCGCCATTGCTGCCGCGGCTGACCGGCTGCTCCAACTGACGGCAGGCGCCGCCGAGCTTACTCCCGACGGGACGGAATGGATCGATGAGCCCCTCGACTGA
- a CDS encoding ABC transporter permease — MTTTPARKSSPSRHNLGTVVGFEFVRTIKKPRFWIATLAIPVVMAIIFGLLFISNSSRSASADAQKNAALAFSYTDRSGIIPDQVAAAMGGTRADSSTDGAREVKEGRIEAFFAFPANPATEAVKVYGADKGVFDNGKYEAVAKQLLALSAQAKIGSAAITAASGGNIKVETETYRDGQVSGGFGAAVPPLMFLVLFYITIILLSNQMLNSTLEEKENRVTEMILTTLNPTTLIVGKIISLLLVGLVQISVFLAPIVVGYAFFRERLSLPDIDLREIVFEPGPLLVGALLLLGGFTLFTAVLGAIGAVMPNAKEAGVIFGPLMALIFVPFYAISLILSDPHSPIVQVFTYFPLSAPVTAMLRNGFGTLGPVESVVTIAELFIVGILVMRLAIHLFRYGSIQYTGKLSIMSTFHRRSGEEQHPPAPH, encoded by the coding sequence ATGACGACGACACCGGCCAGGAAATCCTCCCCCAGCCGCCACAACCTCGGCACCGTGGTGGGCTTCGAGTTTGTCCGCACCATCAAAAAGCCGCGGTTCTGGATCGCGACCCTGGCTATTCCGGTGGTTATGGCCATCATCTTCGGGCTGCTCTTCATCAGCAACAGCTCAAGGAGCGCCTCCGCCGATGCGCAGAAAAACGCTGCCCTGGCATTCAGCTATACGGACAGGTCGGGAATCATCCCGGACCAGGTTGCCGCCGCAATGGGCGGCACCAGGGCGGACAGCTCCACCGACGGGGCCCGTGAGGTGAAGGAGGGACGCATCGAAGCCTTTTTCGCCTTCCCGGCCAATCCTGCCACGGAGGCAGTGAAGGTTTACGGTGCTGACAAGGGCGTATTCGACAACGGCAAATACGAGGCGGTCGCCAAACAGCTCCTGGCCCTGTCAGCGCAGGCCAAGATCGGTTCCGCAGCCATCACCGCGGCCTCCGGCGGCAACATCAAGGTGGAGACGGAAACCTATCGGGACGGCCAGGTCTCCGGCGGTTTCGGAGCCGCTGTGCCGCCCCTGATGTTCCTTGTGCTGTTTTACATCACGATCATCCTGCTCTCGAACCAGATGCTGAACAGCACTCTGGAGGAGAAGGAAAACCGGGTCACGGAGATGATCCTCACTACGCTGAATCCCACCACCCTGATCGTGGGCAAGATCATTTCCCTGCTGCTGGTTGGCCTGGTGCAGATTTCCGTGTTCCTGGCCCCAATCGTGGTTGGGTATGCCTTCTTCCGCGAGCGGCTTTCGCTTCCGGACATCGATCTGAGGGAGATCGTCTTCGAACCGGGGCCGCTGCTGGTGGGGGCACTGCTCCTGCTGGGCGGGTTTACACTCTTCACCGCCGTACTGGGCGCGATTGGCGCAGTGATGCCGAACGCCAAGGAAGCCGGGGTCATCTTTGGTCCGCTGATGGCCCTCATTTTTGTGCCCTTCTATGCCATCAGCCTCATCCTCAGCGACCCGCACTCCCCCATTGTCCAGGTGTTCACGTATTTCCCCTTGTCGGCCCCGGTAACCGCGATGCTCCGTAATGGCTTCGGCACGCTCGGCCCGGTTGAATCAGTGGTCACCATTGCCGAGCTGTTCATCGTGGGAATCCTGGTCATGCGCCTGGCCATTCATTTGTTCCGCTACGGCTCCATCCAATACACGGGGAAACTCTCCATCATGAGTACCTTCCATCGCCGTTCGGGCGAGGAACAACACCCGCCGGCACCCCATTAG
- a CDS encoding ABC transporter ATP-binding protein yields MTAGGAAAEPLVHIEDFRMDFGDTTVIRNLSFDVQAGETFGFLGSNGSGKTTTLRALLGIYQPTSGVLHIDGKPFEPGDGTRLGYLPEERGLYKKEPVLDVMVYFGRLKGLGKSQARSWSLAYLERVQLADKATMTLDKLSSGQQQKVQLGVTIMNDPELLILDEPTKGFDPVNRRLLMDIIEEHKRGGATVIMVTHQMEEVERLCDRVVLLKDGTSRAYGTVADVQDQFGGTVYRLSYAGDQVLPSSTLYDVVRQGGGRAELVPRPGGNEAAVLRELVAAGLPVSGFTTSRVSLEEIFIQVYGEQHAAGRV; encoded by the coding sequence ATGACTGCAGGGGGTGCGGCCGCGGAGCCGCTGGTCCATATCGAGGATTTCCGGATGGATTTCGGTGACACCACCGTGATTCGGAACCTGTCCTTCGATGTCCAGGCAGGTGAGACATTCGGGTTCCTTGGCAGCAACGGTTCGGGAAAGACCACGACCCTCCGCGCCCTCCTGGGCATCTACCAGCCGACGTCCGGAGTTCTGCACATCGACGGAAAGCCCTTCGAACCCGGTGATGGGACCCGGCTGGGGTACCTTCCGGAAGAACGGGGCCTCTACAAGAAGGAACCTGTCCTGGATGTCATGGTGTATTTCGGCCGGCTCAAGGGCCTGGGCAAATCGCAGGCCCGCAGCTGGTCCCTGGCATACCTGGAACGCGTCCAGCTGGCGGACAAGGCAACCATGACCCTGGACAAACTCTCCAGCGGCCAGCAGCAGAAGGTGCAGCTCGGCGTCACCATCATGAACGACCCCGAACTCCTGATCCTGGACGAGCCTACAAAGGGATTCGACCCGGTAAACCGCCGCCTGCTGATGGACATCATCGAGGAACACAAGCGCGGCGGGGCAACGGTGATCATGGTCACCCACCAGATGGAGGAAGTGGAGCGCCTCTGCGACCGGGTGGTGCTGCTCAAGGACGGCACCTCCCGCGCCTATGGGACGGTAGCTGACGTCCAGGATCAATTCGGCGGCACGGTCTACCGTCTTTCCTATGCGGGAGACCAGGTCCTGCCCTCCTCAACGCTGTACGACGTGGTCCGGCAGGGAGGCGGCCGCGCTGAACTCGTCCCGCGGCCCGGCGGCAATGAAGCGGCAGTCCTTCGGGAGCTGGTTGCCGCTGGACTGCCGGTCAGCGGTTTTACCACCTCCAGGGTCTCCCTTGAGGAGATCTTTATCCAGGTATACGGCGAACAGCACGCGGCCGGAAGGGTTTGA
- the coaE gene encoding dephospho-CoA kinase → MLRIGLTGGIASGKSVVAAHLLERGAVLVDADALAREVVEPGTEGLQRIAEEFGAGMLDDGGRLDRARLGAAVFGNPERLAALNAIVHPLVRARAAAITAAAPGDAVVVQDIPLLVETGQGSSFHLVVVVDAPDDVRLQRMLEHRGMTREAARARMDAQATRGDRLAAADAVLDNSGTVQHLLVQVDRLWDGRLVPFARNLAAGQRAARNGGPVLEPHRADWAQQAARIGARIAAAAPEQILAVDHIGSTAVPGLSAKDVIDLQVAVPDLAVAAAIAPLLSAAGFPAVRDVEADTPKPNAPDQGEWLKRFHANADPCRAVNVHVRAHGSAGWRYALMFRDWLRSDPSARSLYEGHKAELAAEHAGPDSTRSYAEAKEPWFTDVAWPLMAAWARATGWEPPSYGS, encoded by the coding sequence GTGCTGAGAATCGGGTTGACGGGCGGGATCGCCTCAGGGAAGTCGGTGGTGGCCGCGCATTTGTTGGAACGCGGCGCCGTGCTGGTTGACGCGGATGCGCTGGCCCGGGAAGTTGTGGAGCCCGGGACTGAAGGGTTGCAGCGCATCGCGGAGGAGTTCGGGGCAGGGATGCTCGACGACGGCGGGCGGCTGGACCGCGCCCGTCTGGGCGCGGCGGTCTTCGGCAATCCAGAGCGCCTCGCCGCCTTGAACGCCATCGTCCACCCACTGGTGCGCGCCCGCGCCGCCGCCATCACGGCCGCGGCGCCCGGTGACGCCGTGGTGGTCCAGGACATTCCCCTCCTGGTGGAGACGGGCCAGGGCAGCAGCTTCCATCTGGTGGTGGTCGTCGATGCACCGGACGACGTGCGGCTGCAGCGCATGCTCGAGCACCGGGGAATGACCAGGGAAGCAGCGCGTGCCCGGATGGACGCCCAGGCCACGCGCGGTGACCGGCTGGCCGCTGCCGATGCCGTCCTGGACAACTCCGGTACGGTGCAGCACCTGCTGGTCCAGGTGGACCGGCTCTGGGACGGGCGGCTGGTCCCCTTCGCCCGCAACCTGGCTGCGGGCCAACGGGCCGCCCGGAATGGCGGCCCGGTCCTGGAACCGCACCGGGCTGACTGGGCGCAGCAGGCGGCCCGGATTGGGGCCCGGATTGCGGCGGCCGCCCCGGAGCAGATTTTGGCAGTGGACCACATCGGATCCACGGCTGTTCCCGGCCTCTCCGCCAAGGACGTCATCGACCTCCAGGTGGCTGTGCCGGACCTTGCGGTCGCCGCTGCGATCGCACCACTGCTGTCCGCTGCAGGCTTTCCGGCGGTACGGGACGTCGAAGCCGACACTCCCAAGCCCAACGCCCCGGACCAGGGCGAATGGTTGAAGCGGTTCCACGCCAACGCAGACCCCTGCCGCGCCGTCAATGTGCACGTGCGCGCGCACGGTTCGGCTGGATGGCGGTACGCGCTCATGTTCCGCGACTGGCTGCGGAGCGATCCCTCGGCCCGGAGCCTCTATGAAGGGCACAAGGCGGAGCTTGCGGCGGAGCACGCGGGCCCGGACAGCACCAGGTCCTACGCGGAGGCCAAGGAACCGTGGTTCACTGACGTCGCCTGGCCCCTGATGGCGGCGTGGGCCAGAGCCACCGGGTGGGAACCGCCGTCGTACGGTTCCTGA
- the uvrB gene encoding excinuclease ABC subunit UvrB, whose amino-acid sequence MSLAQEINRVVAPFEVISEFKPAGDQPAAIAELTERINNGEKDVVLLGATGTGKSATTAWLIEQVQRPTLVMVQNKTLAAQLANEFRELLPNNAVEYFVSYYDYYQPEAYVAQTDTFIEKDSSINEEVERLRHSATNALLTRRDVIVVATVSCIYGLGTPEEYISGMVTLRKGAEMNRDDLLRKFVSMQYARNDVDFHRGTFRVRGDTVEIIPMYEELAIRIEFFGDEIENIHTLHPLTGEVVRDEEEMYVFPASHYVAGPERMARAIKRIEDELADRLKVLESQNKLVEAQRLRMRTTYDLEMMQQMGFCNGIENYSAHIDGRGPGTAPHCLLDYFPDDFLLVVDESHVTIPQIGAMYEGDMSRKRNLVDFGFRLPSAMDNRPLKWDEFLERVGQTVYLSATPGKYELGKADGFVQQIIRPTGLVDPEVVVKPTKGQIDDLLGEIKTRVEKDERVLVTTLTKRMAEDLTDYLLGHGVKVEYLHSDVDTLRRVELLRELRLGSFDVLVGINLLREGLDLPEVSLVSILDADKEGFLRSSTSLIQTIGRAARNVSGQVHMYADRITDSMANAIDETNRRRAIQVAYNKEHGVDPQPLRKKIADITDQLAKEDADTDALLGSFDYGKGKRGITGANKAAARKGAAQVRSDGLAAAPAEDLVGLIGQLTEQMHGAAAELQFEVAARIRDEVSELKKELRQMQAAGHA is encoded by the coding sequence ATGAGCCTTGCGCAGGAGATCAACCGTGTTGTAGCGCCCTTCGAAGTGATCAGCGAGTTTAAGCCCGCGGGCGACCAGCCGGCCGCCATCGCGGAGCTGACCGAACGCATCAACAACGGGGAAAAGGACGTTGTGCTGCTCGGTGCCACTGGCACCGGCAAGAGCGCCACCACCGCCTGGCTTATCGAGCAGGTGCAGCGGCCAACCCTGGTCATGGTGCAGAACAAGACCCTTGCCGCCCAGCTCGCCAACGAATTCCGCGAACTGCTGCCCAACAACGCGGTGGAGTACTTCGTCTCCTACTACGACTACTACCAGCCAGAAGCCTACGTGGCGCAGACGGACACCTTCATCGAGAAGGATTCCTCCATTAACGAGGAGGTTGAACGGCTCCGGCACTCCGCCACCAACGCGCTGCTGACCCGCCGGGACGTGATCGTGGTGGCCACCGTGTCCTGCATCTACGGCCTGGGAACCCCGGAGGAATACATCTCCGGGATGGTCACCCTGCGCAAGGGCGCAGAAATGAACCGGGACGACCTCCTCCGCAAGTTTGTTTCCATGCAGTACGCGCGCAACGATGTCGACTTCCACCGCGGCACCTTCCGCGTGCGCGGCGATACCGTGGAAATCATTCCCATGTACGAGGAACTGGCCATCCGGATCGAATTCTTCGGCGACGAAATCGAGAACATCCACACCCTCCACCCGCTCACCGGTGAGGTCGTCCGCGACGAGGAAGAGATGTACGTCTTCCCGGCTTCCCACTATGTGGCCGGCCCGGAACGGATGGCGCGGGCCATCAAGCGGATCGAGGATGAGCTGGCCGACCGGCTCAAGGTGCTGGAAAGCCAGAACAAGCTCGTCGAAGCCCAGCGGCTGCGGATGCGCACCACGTACGACCTCGAAATGATGCAGCAGATGGGCTTCTGCAACGGCATCGAGAACTACTCAGCGCACATTGACGGCCGCGGACCCGGCACCGCGCCGCACTGCCTGCTCGACTACTTCCCGGACGACTTCCTGCTGGTGGTGGACGAGTCCCATGTGACGATCCCCCAGATCGGCGCCATGTACGAAGGAGACATGTCGCGCAAACGGAACCTGGTGGACTTCGGGTTCCGGTTGCCTTCTGCCATGGACAACCGGCCGCTGAAGTGGGACGAGTTCCTGGAACGCGTCGGCCAAACCGTTTACCTGTCAGCCACCCCCGGCAAGTACGAGCTGGGCAAAGCGGACGGTTTCGTCCAGCAGATCATCCGGCCTACCGGCCTGGTGGACCCCGAGGTGGTGGTCAAGCCCACCAAGGGGCAGATCGATGACCTCCTCGGCGAGATCAAGACCCGGGTGGAGAAGGATGAGCGCGTCCTGGTCACTACGCTGACCAAACGCATGGCGGAGGACCTCACCGACTACCTGCTGGGCCACGGCGTGAAAGTCGAATACCTGCACTCTGACGTCGACACCCTGCGCCGCGTGGAGCTCCTGCGCGAGCTGCGGCTGGGTTCCTTCGATGTCCTGGTGGGCATCAACCTCCTCCGTGAGGGCCTGGACCTTCCTGAGGTGTCCCTGGTCAGCATCCTGGATGCGGACAAGGAAGGCTTCCTGCGCTCCTCCACCTCGCTGATCCAGACCATCGGACGTGCCGCCCGCAACGTCTCCGGCCAGGTGCACATGTATGCGGACCGGATCACCGACTCCATGGCCAACGCCATCGACGAAACCAACCGCCGCCGCGCCATCCAGGTGGCGTACAACAAGGAACACGGTGTCGATCCGCAACCGCTCCGGAAGAAGATCGCCGACATCACGGACCAGTTGGCCAAGGAAGACGCCGATACCGATGCGCTGCTGGGCAGCTTCGACTACGGCAAGGGCAAGCGTGGCATCACGGGGGCGAACAAGGCCGCTGCCAGGAAGGGCGCGGCGCAGGTCCGTTCCGACGGGCTGGCCGCCGCACCGGCCGAGGACCTGGTGGGCCTGATCGGGCAGCTCACCGAACAGATGCATGGAGCCGCGGCGGAGCTGCAGTTCGAGGTGGCGGCAAGGATCCGCGATGAGGTCAGCGAATTGAAGAAGGAGCTGCGCCAGATGCAGGCGGCAGGGCATGCCTGA
- a CDS encoding TerC family protein: protein MLDLPLWFEVGSFAVLGLILLVDLLLVVRRPHEPSMKEAGLWVTFYVTLALAFAGAMFAFTGPEFGSQFVAGWVTEYSLSIDNLFVFIIIMARFSVPRKYQQEVLMVGIIIALILRGIFIMLGAIVIEQFSWVFYIFGAFLLWTAWKQAQDEGEEEEDRENPLIAKIRKVIPMSEKFDGGKLRTVVNGRKVFTPMVIVFITIGLTDLLFAVDSIPAIFGLTQSPFIVFTANLFALMGLRQLYFLLGGLMNRLIYLKHALSFILAFIGVKLVLHAMHVNELPFINGGHHIEWAPEIPTFVSLAVIVGTIVVAVIASLLSSKAQAAKIDPRLEEDARKSHSDAE, encoded by the coding sequence GTGCTCGATTTGCCCCTGTGGTTTGAGGTTGGCTCATTTGCCGTCCTCGGCCTGATTCTCCTGGTTGACCTTCTCCTGGTGGTGCGGCGGCCGCACGAACCGTCCATGAAGGAAGCCGGCCTGTGGGTGACCTTCTATGTCACCCTTGCCCTGGCATTCGCCGGAGCCATGTTTGCATTTACGGGGCCCGAATTTGGCAGCCAGTTCGTCGCAGGCTGGGTAACCGAGTACAGCCTCAGCATCGACAACCTGTTCGTCTTCATCATCATCATGGCCAGGTTCTCCGTGCCCAGGAAGTACCAGCAGGAAGTGTTGATGGTGGGCATCATCATTGCGCTCATCCTGCGCGGCATCTTCATCATGCTCGGCGCCATCGTCATCGAGCAGTTCAGCTGGGTGTTCTACATCTTCGGCGCGTTCCTGCTGTGGACAGCCTGGAAGCAGGCCCAGGACGAGGGTGAAGAGGAAGAGGACCGGGAGAACCCGCTGATTGCGAAGATCCGCAAGGTCATCCCGATGTCGGAGAAGTTCGACGGCGGCAAGCTGCGTACCGTGGTCAACGGCAGGAAGGTCTTCACTCCGATGGTGATCGTCTTCATCACCATCGGCCTCACTGACCTCTTGTTCGCAGTGGACTCCATCCCTGCGATCTTCGGCCTCACCCAGAGCCCCTTCATTGTCTTCACCGCCAACCTCTTCGCGCTGATGGGCCTGAGGCAGCTCTACTTCCTGCTCGGTGGCCTGATGAACCGGCTCATTTACCTCAAGCACGCCCTGTCCTTCATCCTGGCGTTCATCGGTGTCAAGCTTGTCCTGCACGCCATGCACGTCAACGAGCTTCCCTTCATCAACGGCGGACACCACATCGAGTGGGCACCTGAAATCCCCACGTTCGTCTCGCTCGCAGTGATTGTGGGCACCATCGTCGTTGCGGTTATCGCCAGCCTGCTCAGCTCCAAGGCCCAGGCTGCCAAGATCGATCCGCGCCTCGAAGAGGACGCCCGGAAGAGCCACAGCGACGCCGAGTAG
- a CDS encoding MFS transporter: MVRTIPMDPGARRVQRRTVLLLSVAQVFGGLGTGSTVSIGSILAVELSGSSAWAGSVATVMTLGAAASALPLASLAERRGRRAGQVAGLSAALAGAVLMVLAVVSGLFVLLVLGSVGIGIGTAASLQARFAAVDLATAEHRGRALSTVVWAVTVGAVAGPNLIQPGTVVGTLLGLPPIAGPFVISGAGLLIAAVLLFAGLRPDPLLLARQLAAASIVPIVPGEGERPAAAAPRSRGSLHRGLKAIRGSRTALLAVSAVVAAHAVMVGVMSMTPLHLQHLVEGPGQHAGHIAAGDVLVIIGFTISLHIAGMFALSPLMGWLTDRAGRLETIIIGFMLLIAAVAVAGLGESSTGAVAVGLVLLGMGWSAATISGSTLLAESVGREVRVAVQGVSDMLMGAAGAVGGAASGLVLGYAGYLGLNLLGGLAGAAVLGAAVVTRTSRRRSAAA; the protein is encoded by the coding sequence ATGGTCCGCACGATTCCGATGGATCCGGGCGCGCGACGGGTGCAGCGGCGAACCGTCCTGCTGTTGAGCGTGGCCCAGGTGTTTGGTGGGCTGGGGACCGGATCAACCGTGTCCATCGGCTCCATCCTGGCCGTGGAACTCTCGGGTTCCAGCGCCTGGGCGGGTTCGGTGGCCACCGTGATGACCCTGGGCGCCGCGGCGTCGGCCCTGCCGTTGGCCTCGCTGGCTGAACGCCGTGGACGGCGGGCTGGGCAGGTGGCCGGCCTCTCGGCTGCCTTGGCCGGCGCAGTCCTCATGGTCCTGGCCGTTGTATCCGGGCTTTTTGTCCTGCTGGTCCTGGGGTCGGTGGGTATTGGCATCGGCACGGCAGCGAGCCTGCAGGCGAGGTTTGCCGCCGTGGACCTGGCCACCGCCGAACACCGCGGCCGGGCATTGTCCACCGTGGTCTGGGCGGTGACGGTTGGTGCCGTCGCCGGACCCAACCTCATCCAGCCCGGAACGGTCGTGGGAACACTCCTGGGCCTTCCTCCCATCGCGGGCCCGTTCGTGATTTCCGGGGCCGGCCTCCTCATCGCCGCGGTGCTCCTGTTCGCCGGCCTGCGGCCTGACCCGCTCCTGCTGGCACGGCAGCTTGCAGCGGCGTCCATCGTGCCAATTGTGCCCGGGGAAGGGGAACGCCCGGCCGCAGCCGCGCCACGCAGCCGGGGGTCGCTTCACCGCGGCCTAAAGGCCATTCGCGGTTCCCGGACTGCGCTGCTCGCGGTTTCGGCCGTCGTCGCAGCCCACGCCGTCATGGTCGGGGTCATGTCCATGACGCCACTCCACCTGCAGCACCTGGTGGAAGGGCCGGGCCAGCACGCGGGCCACATTGCCGCTGGCGACGTACTGGTCATCATCGGTTTCACCATCTCCCTGCACATCGCCGGGATGTTCGCGCTGTCTCCGTTGATGGGGTGGCTGACCGACAGGGCGGGGAGGCTGGAGACCATCATTATTGGCTTCATGCTGCTGATCGCCGCCGTCGCGGTGGCCGGCCTGGGGGAGTCCTCAACCGGCGCGGTGGCGGTGGGACTGGTCCTGCTGGGCATGGGTTGGTCTGCTGCGACGATCTCCGGCTCCACGCTGCTGGCCGAAAGCGTCGGCAGGGAAGTCCGTGTGGCCGTGCAGGGCGTGTCCGACATGCTGATGGGCGCAGCAGGTGCCGTAGGCGGGGCGGCGTCCGGGCTGGTCCTGGGCTACGCCGGCTACCTCGGCCTGAACCTGCTCGGCGGACTGGCCGGAGCAGCCGTCCTGGGTGCCGCCGTCGTCACCCGGACATCACGCCGGCGGTCGGCGGCCGCCTGA
- a CDS encoding alpha/beta fold hydrolase, which yields MADVRRASAPAAGHEVRATHEFRGMRTVEHYFTVPLDHAEPAGEAITVFAREYVSAAHTPEAAAQLPWLLFLQGGPGGRGNRFGSLGGWSKAAAQDFRILMLDQRGTGLSTPLDRNTLPGRGTAAEQAAFLEHFRADSIVADAELIRHALGSPAWTVYGQSYGGFCALTYLSFAPEGLQEVLITGGLAPLSGSADDVYRATYQRVAARNDEYFTWYPEDRATVERIARHLRSTSEFMPDGSPLTVGRFQMAGAFLGGNTRVDSLHYLLEDAFVETSGVPRLSDTFLEQLQGVVSRRSNPLYALMHESIYGQDQATNWSAWRILGENPWFRPDAEPLLLTGEMVYPWYFEQDPALEPLREVADLLAAKQDWKPLYDPRVLAANTIPAAAAVYTDDIYVDRDLSLQTAAAVNGLQVWETADFHHDGIADDGERIFARLLGMARSGGRRPPA from the coding sequence ATGGCTGACGTGCGCAGGGCATCAGCCCCCGCTGCGGGACATGAGGTCAGGGCGACGCACGAATTCCGCGGGATGCGCACGGTGGAGCACTATTTCACTGTCCCCCTGGACCATGCCGAGCCCGCCGGCGAGGCCATCACGGTTTTCGCCCGTGAGTACGTATCCGCCGCCCACACCCCGGAGGCCGCCGCGCAACTTCCCTGGCTCCTCTTCCTGCAGGGCGGCCCGGGCGGGCGCGGCAACCGGTTTGGCTCCCTGGGCGGCTGGAGCAAGGCCGCAGCGCAGGACTTCCGTATCCTGATGCTGGACCAGCGCGGCACCGGGCTCTCCACCCCCCTTGACCGCAACACCCTGCCCGGCCGTGGGACCGCCGCTGAACAAGCAGCATTCCTGGAGCACTTCCGCGCTGACTCGATCGTGGCGGACGCCGAGTTGATCCGCCACGCGCTGGGCTCGCCCGCCTGGACCGTTTACGGCCAGAGCTACGGCGGCTTCTGCGCCCTGACCTACCTGTCGTTTGCGCCGGAGGGACTGCAGGAGGTGCTGATCACCGGCGGGCTGGCGCCGCTCTCAGGCAGCGCGGATGACGTGTACCGGGCCACCTACCAGCGCGTCGCGGCCCGTAACGATGAGTACTTCACCTGGTATCCGGAGGACAGGGCTACGGTTGAGAGAATCGCCCGCCACCTCCGAAGCACCTCCGAATTCATGCCTGACGGGAGCCCGCTCACGGTGGGGCGGTTCCAGATGGCAGGCGCATTCCTGGGCGGCAACACCCGCGTGGACAGCCTCCATTACCTGCTGGAGGACGCGTTCGTGGAGACGTCCGGCGTCCCCCGGCTGTCGGACACTTTCCTGGAGCAGCTGCAGGGGGTGGTCTCACGACGGTCCAACCCGCTGTATGCGCTGATGCACGAGTCCATCTACGGCCAGGACCAGGCCACCAACTGGTCAGCCTGGCGGATCCTCGGCGAGAACCCCTGGTTCAGGCCTGACGCCGAACCACTGCTCCTGACCGGCGAAATGGTGTACCCGTGGTACTTCGAACAGGACCCCGCACTGGAGCCGCTGCGGGAGGTGGCTGACCTGCTGGCAGCCAAGCAGGATTGGAAGCCGCTCTACGACCCCCGGGTGCTGGCGGCCAACACCATTCCGGCCGCGGCGGCGGTATACACGGATGACATCTACGTGGACCGGGATCTGTCCCTCCAGACGGCAGCCGCCGTGAACGGGCTGCAGGTCTGGGAGACCGCCGACTTCCATCATGACGGGATCGCCGACGACGGTGAGCGGATTTTTGCCCGCCTGCTGGGCATGGCACGCTCAGGCGGCCGCCGACCGCCGGCGTGA
- a CDS encoding GNAT family N-acetyltransferase, translated as MSSIRPATLQDVPAILRMIHELARYEKEPDAVRNTPEMLEQALFGVNPRVFATMAEDSAGAVQGFALWFLNYSTWEGVHGIYLEDLYVSPAARGEGHGKALLQHLAAIAVEKGYARVEWSVLDWNEPSINFYRSLGARPMDGWTTFRLTGVALDRFGQATSAPAAAHG; from the coding sequence ATGAGTTCAATCCGCCCCGCAACCCTGCAAGACGTACCCGCCATCCTCCGGATGATCCACGAGCTGGCGCGTTACGAAAAGGAACCCGACGCCGTCCGGAACACCCCGGAAATGCTGGAGCAGGCCCTGTTCGGCGTGAACCCGCGCGTCTTTGCCACCATGGCCGAGGACAGTGCCGGCGCGGTGCAGGGCTTTGCGTTGTGGTTCCTGAACTATTCCACGTGGGAGGGCGTGCACGGGATCTACCTGGAAGACCTGTACGTCAGCCCCGCTGCCCGCGGCGAAGGGCACGGCAAGGCCCTCCTCCAGCACCTGGCGGCGATTGCCGTGGAGAAGGGCTACGCGCGGGTGGAATGGAGCGTGCTGGACTGGAATGAGCCCTCCATCAACTTCTACCGCAGCCTCGGCGCGCGGCCCATGGACGGTTGGACCACGTTCCGCCTGACGGGCGTGGCACTGGACCGTTTCGGCCAGGCAACCTCCGCTCCCGCTGCCGCCCATGGCTGA